From the genome of uncultured Methanobacterium sp.:
ACGAGTCCCTATGATTGCATTAGCACCTTTTTCCTCAGCTTTTTCAGTCATGCTCGTGAGAGCTAAGTTTCGGGCGGTGGTAAGCTCTTCTTCATATTTAGAAGTTCTTCCCCCTACCACATCTCGCACTCCTGAAAACAAATCTTTATACAGATTGGCACCCAATAGGGCATCTCCAGTCACCAGACCATAGTACTCGTTTATTTTTTTCCCTTCAATGACAGGGGAGGTTATAATCAACATTTTCGAAACACCTGCTTTGGCATTTTTAAATAATGTAAGTAATCACCAATGTGATTATTAATATTGGTTCACCAATTTATTTAATTTTCTATTTTCCACCTCATTTTTCACTAAAAAGTCAGTTAATTAGCAAAATGAGAATTCCTTAATTAAAAAAGAGAGTTGGGGCATATCTTCCAGATATTTACTATTTTGCATTAATAAAATCAATATCAAAAAAGAGATTAATTTAA
Proteins encoded in this window:
- a CDS encoding YbjQ family protein, coding for MLIITSPVIEGKKINEYYGLVTGDALLGANLYKDLFSGVRDVVGGRTSKYEEELTTARNLALTSMTEKAEEKGANAIIGTRVAYHNLGGTMGNTIMVTVVGTAVSFQE